Proteins from a single region of Coregonus clupeaformis isolate EN_2021a unplaced genomic scaffold, ASM2061545v1 scaf0078, whole genome shotgun sequence:
- the LOC121557036 gene encoding zinc finger protein 883 — MNQETSVSSSLQPSSPLPLPESLGRTSPGSPLLLGLKRVSVRLVDCRKSLEIRDSPNRHSLSRSLSSWKAKQHLDAEEAEKSLPRSEHLKKQQQRPTRKKSHCCSDCGKSYTSSADLRRHQRIHTGEKPYSCDQCGKRFIQRVNLKAHQIIHSVEKPHCCSQCGASLCSASALEGHMRIHTGEKPYQCSECGQRFTYSSGLRIHERIKHTGEKPHCCSDCGKRFVTSQSLKAHQRTHSEERPFHCSECGKSFKQASTLFEHKRIHTGEKPHHCEQCGGSFSSAKSLRRHQRIHTEEKPYQCTDCGKSFRQSSTLRCHQLRHTGEKPHQCTECGKRFSVKSGLWQHNIVHTGEKRYQCPKCGKKLGSSHSLEQHKRTHTGQKPFHCSHCKLSFGTSSALYKHQRIHTGEKPHSCNVCQRSFGRSDHLTNHMQIHTGEKPYHCSKCERSFTNNRSLKEHEVRHTEDKPHCCSQCGASLSSARALESHMRIHTGEKPYECSECGQKFAHRASLGTHRRIHTGEKPYHCSDCKKSFSRLDSLKEHKFTHSETKMYLCSV; from the exons atgaatcag GAAACATCTGTCTcatcctccctccaaccctcctccccctTACCCCTCCCAGAGTCCCTGGGTCGTACCTCTCCCGGTAGCcccttactgctgggtctgaagagggtgtctgtgcggctggtcgactgcaggaaatCACTGGAGATAA GGGACAGTCCTAACCGTCACTCTCTCAGTAGAAGCTTGTCATCTTGGAAGGCTAAACAACATCTTGATGCTGAGGAGGCAGAGAAAAGTCTccccagatcagaacacctcaagaaacaacAGCAGAGACCCACAaggaagaaatctcactgctgctctgactgtggtaaGAGTTACACCTCTTCAGCAGACCTTAGAAGACACCAGAGAATTcatactggagagaaaccttatagctgtgatcaatgtgggaagagattcattCAGAGAGTAAATCTGAAGGCACATCAGATCATACACTCAGTAGAAAAACCTCACTGCTGCTCCCAGTGCGGAGCTAGCCTCTGCTCTGCCAGTGCACTGGAAGGACACATGCGGATCCACACTGGAGAAAAACCGTACCAGTGCTCAGAATGTGGGCAGAGATTTACATACTCCAGTGGGTTACGGATACATGAGAGAATAAAACACACTGGTGAAAAAccccactgctgctctgactgcggGAAGAGATTTGTTACTTCACAAAGCTTAAAAGCTCACCAGCGGACTCACAGTGAAGAGAGACCGTTCCACTGCTctgagtgtgggaagagtttcaaaCAAGCCTCAACACTCTTTGAACACAaacgaatacacacaggagagaagcctcaccaCTGTGAGCAGTGCGGGGGAAGCTTTTCCTCTGCTAAGTCACTCAGAAGACATCAGAGGATTCACACAGAGGAGAAACCTTACCAATgcactgactgtgggaaaagcttccGACAGTCGTCTACTTTAAGATGTCACCAGCTTAGACATACCGGAGAGAAGCCCCACCAATGTACTGAGTGTGGGAAGAGGTTTTCTGTTAAGAGTGGACTCTGGCAACATAACATagtgcacactggagagaaacgcTACCAATGCCCCAAGTGTGGCAAGAAGCTAGGATCATCTCATTCTCTAGAGCAGCATAagcgaacacacactggacagaaacCCTTCCACTGTTCCCACTGTAAGTTGAGCTTTGGCACTAGTTCAGCCCTGTACaaacaccagagaattcacacaggagagaaaccacacAGCTGCAATGTTTGCCAGAGGAGTTTTGGACGGTCAGATCACCTGACAAATCATATGCAAattcacacaggagaaaagccataCCACTGCTCTAAGTGTGAGCGGAGTTTCACTAACAACAGATCTCTGAAAGAACATGAGGTCAGACACACAGAAGATAAACCTCACTGCTGCTCCCAGTGCGGTGCTAGTCTGTCCTCTGCCAGGGCACTGGAAAGTCATATGCGgattcacactggagagaaaccgtaTGAATGCTCTGAATGTGGGCAGAAGTTTGCACATAGAGCCAGTCTTGGGACACACcgaagaatacacacaggagagaaaccctaTCACTGCTCTGACTGCAAGAAGAGCTTTTCAAGACTTGACTCTTTAAAGGAACACAAGTTCACACATTCAGAGACGAAGATGTACCTATGCTCTGTGTGA